The Dromaius novaehollandiae isolate bDroNov1 chromosome 20, bDroNov1.hap1, whole genome shotgun sequence genome includes the window GCCATCGGGGATGGGTGGGAAGTAGTCAGGACCCTCCAGGCACCCCTTTGCTCCCATGGGTGGTGGGCTCCCGGCCCCCATCGCTGCTCACACAGCCTCTGCAGTGGGGCGCAGAGGCCCCAGGGCAGTGCCTGACAGTGGGGAGCAGCCCTGCATGGGAGCTCAGGTCAGGCATGCCGCAGCCTTTTCAGCCCCAGGACTGGGGGCAGGTTCAACTGGAGCTGGCCATGATTGAACATCCCTGAGCTCATCCCTCTCTGCACTCAGATTTCCATTGCTGTGCTCAGGAAAACGTAACTACTCAGCCTCACTACTGTGTCTCCCCAGGTGGACACAGGTGGATGGGTTCAAGGTGTGGAAGGGGCCATGTGTGCTGACACTGGGGCAGGGCAGCCACTGGGTGCATGGGCTGGACTGGGCTTGGGGGGCCAAGGGGACACATTAACATCCTGACAGATCCCCATTTGGAGAAATCccccagtgatggagactccacatcTGCCCTGGCCATGCTTCCCAGCGCTTCGCTCTATCACCCCTCTAAAGGCTCCGACATAGAAGTCCCTGTGCTGACTAGAGCAGAAGGGTCCAGCAGGCATCGCATGGAGAGTACATCCCAAACTGGGACCCCAGTTCAGTGCTCATTTGTTGTGAGGGTCCCTCCATCCTCGCCAAATCTTTCAACTGCTCTTCCCcccctgtgctgtgctgggcatcCCCTGCCCAGGGGCTGTCACTTCACTGCTCCCCACCACGCTGAAGCCTGCTCAGAGCCCTTTCATCAAGATACATTGAAGTCCAATCCTGgtctcagcaagtctgcagcctCTATAGTCCCCCCACTTGATACTGTCTGCAGAAAAATGATTGTGCTCCTCAGTCCCTCAGATTCCCAGACTCAGGATGGACTCATTCCTGATCCAGCACAAACCCATCCCAGACCCATTCCGGACTGAGGATAGACCCATCCTAGACCCAGGACAGACCTGTCCCAGATCCATCCCAGACTTGGGACAAACCCATCCTGTACCCAGTAGAGATCCCTCCCACATGCATCTCACTCAGACCCAGGGCAGACCCATTCCGGACCCAGGACCCATCCCAGACCCAGAATAGACCCATCCTAGACCCTGGACCGACCTGTCCCATGGCCAGGCAGACCCAACACACCCATGCCCAGCACAGAGCATGATGCGAGGTGCTGCAAGCAGCTCCCCCCACCTGCTGCCCTGATTTCCTGCAAGCCCGGCAGCGATGGGGTGGAGGAGAGAGATGGTGCCGTGTGGGCAGGATGGCCCATACCTCCCAGCGGGGGAGCCCCGCAGTACTCCTTGCACTCCTTCTCCGAGTAGAACTGGTTCCCGTTGCCCTTGCAGCCTCCGTAGTTAAAAGTGATGCACTTGCCCTGGGCTGCATCGAAGGCCCAGCGTATCACCGGCTTCTGGCAGGGACCCTGGACAAcgggcagcctgcaggcagctgcagagaCACAGGGCAGCTCTGAGGGCGGGCCAGGTCTCCAGGGCTCGAGACCAGGGTGCTGTGCCCACCCCCAGGTGCACACCAGCACCTCCCACACAGACGGTGGACAAGATCACTTGCAGATCCCCCCCAATTCCTTCTGCTGCCTCTGCAAAGGCACTTCCTGCACCTTCTCTCCACGATGCCCTCAGCCCACCAGGATGTCCTCCACGCtctttctccatcctccctgcagGCTGGCTCTGTTCCCCTGAGCCCCAAGCCCTTGTGGCCGGCCAGGGGCCGGGGAGCGTGCCACCGGGCTACCCCACTCACCCTCCGTCCTGCAGGCCTGCAGGCACTCCTTCTCCGAGTAGAAGTTGTTGCCGTTGCCCAGGCAGCCGCCGTAGAGGAAGGTTTCACAGGCCATGGAGGAGGAGTTGTAGAAGAAGCGGGTGAGCATCCCGCTGCAAGGACCAGGGTCTCTGTTCAGCCTGCAGGAATCTGTGGATGAGCAGGACATGGGCTGTTGCAGGGAAATGATGCAGCTCCTGAGCGATGGCACGGGGCAGGGACATGCCCTGCTGTCAAGGGCCAATgcagccctccttcccccaggacaTACCTTCCTTATTGCCGACGTAAAGGGGCAAGGAGCCTGCAGCTGAGCCCTCCTCGGGGGGCAGGACTGCTCTCCGCACCCTCTGCACAGGGAAGGAAGTGCAGGTCAGTGGGTTCCCTCCATACCTAGCAGTCCTGTGCTCATCCAAGATGGGGGCCAGATCCATGCATTCCAGATAAACACACCTGCAATGCCATAGTCGTGCCCTGAGCTGGCCTGGGAACATGCCTCTGCAGCTGGCTCTCACTGATGCAGGATGATTTATCctccagaatatttttatttgctctcAAGCCAAGCGGGCTGTTTTTCTCCTATCCCCTCTTCAAAATCCTTCTAAACTCAACCCTGCGAGATCGTCATGTGTCGGATGAGTGTAGCCAAGGGATCAGTGGGGGGTGCTGAAGTGTGAAAAGCCTGTCATGGGGCAGGTCACAGGATGTGGACTTCCATCCTCCTCATCTCCTAGAGCAATACCCAGCTGGAGGTTATGTCGGAGCCCAGGGTATGCTCTTTGCTGGCTCCCCGAGTGCCAGCCTCTCACTAACAGGCCAGCTGGCCCTCAGGGGCTCTCTGTTGGCCAGATCCTAGCCAGCATGAGGCTGATGTGGGCTAGGCActcagctgctttccccaccctGGAGGTGGTCTCCACACCCTGTCTGTGGTGCTCAAAGATGGGCAAGTACTAAGGAGATACCAGGCTCCAGATGGAGTAACTTTTTCCCGTGAAACACTAGACAAAGATTAGAGTAAGAAAAGGATGTTGTTTTTCATCTGGAAATTAATGCTTCTGTCCACCTGACTGCCCCGGGACCCTCATCACTTCAGCCTGCTCCTTCCTGTCCCCTCGTCCTTGCAGACAAAAGCCCACCAGCAGAAGTGAAAGAGGACCTCCCATGGTGCTCTGTGGAGATGCTGCCTGAAGAGTGTGCCTGGTACATAGAGCCTGGTCCCAGGATGAGTCTGCAGTGGGTTTGGCCTGGAGGGAATGTCCCCAGCTTTCATCCTTCTCAGGAGATCCCAGCTGGACCACTCACCTCGGGTGCAGTTGCGGTCTCCTGGGGGATGCATTCACCTAGGCCAGATGATGGGAAATAAAATCAGCAGCTTGAAAAGGGTAGTTTCTCAACAAAGTCATCTCACCATGGCCTGGTACCATGCAAACACAAGTGCCCTGGAAAGAGACACTCTCTCAGCTTGCCCCAGCACTCTTCCCCGTTTGCTGCTTTCCAGCTCCTTGGGGTACTCCATCTTCTTCCCGCTCCCAGGAGCCTCACCCTAAAATCCCCACACCCACCTGCATCATGCTACCACTTTCTGGGCCTCTGGGCTAAGCAAGCAGCTCTTCAGGTCCTGGAAGTGCCCAGACAAGGGCAGCAGTTGCAAGTGTCCCAGTAGGTCAGCTCTGGCATCCTGCAGCCTTGTCCCATCACAGCCGTTGTGGGAGGATTGACCCTATGGCCCAGCAATGACCCCACCAACTGCCCTGGGGACAGTAGAAAACTGGACGCTGGGAGAAGCCTGACTGATCTGTGATCTTGTGtcctcctccccatcccttcaaagtccttctctctccttcctccatccTGAATGTCACCCGTGTCCCCCAGCACTGTGCACTGCAATTGGCACGCCGTAAACAGCAGCCACACCAAGACGAAATGCCGGGGGAGAGGCAATGGGAGAGGGAGCCCCGGCAGAAGGGAGCAGTGGCTTACCTTTGTTAGCCAGGATGAAGATGGAGTCCTCGGGGATGCCCAtctccagagccagctgctggaAAGCTTCAATTAGGTCGTCCCTCAGCTCTGGGCTCCTCcctgggaaagggaaggggaacaGACTGTCAGCAGGCAGTTGGTGGCTGGCGTGTGAGTGGGTTGGTGTGGAGCCCCCCAACCACCCACCAACCCACAGAGCTCAAGCAGCTGCAGGCAGACATGGTATAAGCCTCACAGTCCTGTCCAAACTCTCCCATGTTATTCTCCCGTCAGCCTTGGTTAAGGACTTTGATAAACTGGTTTTAATGTCTCTCAGTCATAGACAGCATCTCCTGCCACTTCTAGATCTgggtttcttccaagcaggttTTGCCACATTCATCCCAAATGACAACTTGGTTTGGACATTCATAGTGTGACGTGGCTCTCAGCTGAGCCATAAAACATCCACTTCAGTGCCAAAGATGAGCTGGAGCCAATGCACTGCTTTCAAAGCTGTGGTCAGGTTCCTCAAGGCCAAGCGAAGGGCAATATTACTGAGCTGTTTTGGCCCACCCAAGAGTCTGTTTGCCCAGAAAGTGTCATAGCCAGACATACCATACAGCTTCAGCGTAGTGGTTGGACCAAAGCTACTTTTCTTCTTCATCAGAATGACAGCGTATTCTTCGTAGTTGGTGCGAAGCACGTAGGACTTGATAGACACATCCCATTCTGAGTGAGACAGAGATGCACAGGACGTCATTCCTGCCCTGTTAGCGTGTGATGGTGGAACGTGGAGGTGGAAGGGGCCCAGCTGAGAGACAGTGACACCAGGCTGGGGATTGTGCCAGCCACACAGCCCATGTCACCCACAGGGCCTGTTACAGAGCATCTCaaatgaggggagaaaaaagggaaggtAAGACAGCCCAGAGTTGGGGGCTGAAATCGGGCACCTAATTCAAGAAATGATCTGATTGTTGGGAAACAGCTACTGACCCCTATGCAACCTTGACTCCCTTTGGGCCCACTGAGGTCTTGTTTTTCAAAGGGATTCAAAAACAAAGGTTTTCAGACAACTGAAACACTATCCACACTCCTGAAACACAGCTAGTGGGAGCCTGCCCAGCTTGGGACCTTGGAGATGGAAGGGATCTGCACAAGTATTCCATAGTCCTGTGCCCACACAGGGGCAGCTCTGAAACAGCCCCCAAGACCTTGCTCCCTGCTTTGCCCAGAAACAACCCAAACCATGGCGTGGTCCCTTCCTTGGGAGCCCTGCTCCCATCAGACCCTTCCTCAACCACCAGCTGTGTGCTTTGAGTCTCAGCACTGGTTCTCATGGCCTGACTGTGCAGCAGCTTTCAGGCCAAGCAGATCAGCAGTCAGTCCAACTTACTGGGGTTATAGTAGGTGTATCTGCCAGGAGTGCTGGTTTTCTGGTATTCTCCTGAAACATGGGTGCAGTCATCTTGCctagagagagggagaaagcaacCAGCTGCTTGGAGTGATCTCTTCCTATTTATGGTATGAAAATCCTGCCTGAGGCACCAAGGCTGGCCATGGCACAGGAGCCCTGAAATCCCTGCTGCCCACACAGGCATTGCTGCCTCCTGCTTCCAGACTGGAGTCCTGGGCAGCTGTGAAAGATGGAGGGAAATGGCCTAGTGGGACAGGGGGACAGGAAATGCCTCCTTCAGACTGGGCACTGATGGGAACAAAAAACAAAGGATGGAGGGGAGTCTCTGAACTTTGCTGACCACCAGGAGCAGAGCTGATGGCATTTTGTAGTAACCCTCTTGGGCTGGGATTGACTTTGGTATTTTGAGCTCAATCCAGGCCCACCTCAGTGCCCAGACTCCAGCCAGAGCAAGTAATTCTCCATGCCTGGTCCCAGGCCCTGGGGGACCCAGCACCCCTGGATGGGAAAGCTTTGGGGGTGACGAGCACCCACAGCAACAGCCCACACGCACAACACTGCATACCGGAGCCTGGTGCTGATGGTACTGATCTGATCGTCACTCAGACCAGGGCCCAGCACCAGTGTGCCCATATTGAATTTTTCCTTATAGTTCTTCATCCATTTGCAGGTCGTAGCGATAGCAATGTCATACCACTTCCCATACAtctgcagggaaaagaaagggacaTCTCTGCTGTGACCACTCTCCACCAAGGCTGGGGCATCTCTTGGTTTTCTGGAGAACCAAAACATTTGTGGCAAAGAAATCAGTCAatggggtgatggagcagggtgctggggggcaaaGCTGCTGCACGATTTAGGAAGCTGCTGGGCACCAAGCAGGATTTTCCAAACCCTTGGTCTCTAACTTCCCACCAGGCTCTCAGGCTTGGATCGCTGGCAGGACTCGAGAGCTGCTGGCATGCTGCCTTTCAGGAGAAATGGTGGGCCAGGCTTACCAGGGCACTGGCTTTACAACAAAACTGTGCTTCCTGAGGACGAAACTCAGGGCAGAGTGTGGGTACCTGGCCCTGGAGCAGTACTGAGGGCTGGAGCAAGGTGCTGATCTCTTTCCTTCACGCAGGGGAAAGGAGACAGGTGATCCACAGAGTCAACATGTGAAGTGGAAAGTGTGCGGAGATTGAGGGAGTTGATCCAAAATGCAGAGCTGGATGCCCATGTGtttcacagcaagcagccagggaaGCAAAGGCCAGAACTGGAGCCCCGTCTGTGGTGGGTGCTCACTGCTGGGCGAGATGTCAGCCACCTCTCACCTGCTCCCGCCGGGGCCCATCCCCGCACCCAGGCTGGCATCACAGCCTCTGGCATGGGGGTTCAGGCAGTCTTAGGCAGCAGGGGAGGGAGCTGAGTGGGGGCTCCCAAGTCCCAGGGGAGTGCTCTAACCACTAGGCAGGGTTTGAACCATTAGGTAGCATCTGGCAGGCATCCCAGGTACCCCTGATGGAGAGCCCAGATCCACGTGCGTGTGTGGGGATGTGTGGAGCTTCAAGGCAGGGGATGGAGGTGCCTGTGGGCAATCTCCCAGGTCCCATCCCAGCCGGTCTGCATCCCCCATGAATCCTGCATACTAGGGCTATCAGCAGGCCCTACGCATATGTCTTAGGCTGGGCAGATCATCAAGCATCTCATGGCATTCATCTGCCTCAGCCACTTGGGCTCCAGCTGCCCTGCTGGGGTACTTGCCGGGGGCGAGCCACAGTGCAATGACAGGAGGGCCCCATGCTGACAAGCTGTCTCTTCCTCCCGCTTGGCACCCCAGGGAGGTCCTCACTGCCAAGACCCATCCCACAGAGCCTGAAATAGGCATGGGAAATATTTTCCTCCTActtggaggaaaacaaaataaagccttCCCCCATTCCCTCTGCCCCCAGGCTACAGGAACCGCAGGCCGCTGTTACCCGCTCAGCATCAAAGTTCTCCTGCACTTGGATATCCTCCTCCTGGTCCCCAATAGGGGTCCCGCCGGCCGCGgcaaagagaaggagggaaaggagactCCAAAACATCATGTCTGGCAGCTTCAGAGTGCCCCTCGGCCCCCAAGTGCCGGCCAGGATCCCGGACTCTGCGCTGTCCCCACTGCGCAGGAGCGTGACCTTCAGaccggcagccagcagggaggggagTGCTGGGGCCTATCAGGGAGGTGTGGGGGCAGCTCGTGGCCCCGCACAGCCTGGCCACACAGGCCCCGGGGCACACCACAGCCCGGCCCTCAGTGGTGGCCGGGATCTGCAAGGCACAGCTGTGCTGAGCCTTCCCGAGAGCTGGCAAAGGAGGGGAGGCAAGCATCCTCCTCGTGCATTGCCCTGAGTCCCCCGGGAGTTTCCGCACACCTCGCTCTT containing:
- the AMBP gene encoding protein AMBP, encoding MMFWSLLSLLLFAAAGGTPIGDQEEDIQVQENFDAERMYGKWYDIAIATTCKWMKNYKEKFNMGTLVLGPGLSDDQISTISTRLRQDDCTHVSGEYQKTSTPGRYTYYNPKWDVSIKSYVLRTNYEEYAVILMKKKSSFGPTTTLKLYGRSPELRDDLIEAFQQLALEMGIPEDSIFILANKGECIPQETATAPERVRRAVLPPEEGSAAGSLPLYVGNKEDSCRLNRDPGPCSGMLTRFFYNSSSMACETFLYGGCLGNGNNFYSEKECLQACRTEAACRLPVVQGPCQKPVIRWAFDAAQGKCITFNYGGCKGNGNQFYSEKECKEYCGAPPLGEDEEFLNLSN